From the Telopea speciosissima isolate NSW1024214 ecotype Mountain lineage chromosome 9, Tspe_v1, whole genome shotgun sequence genome, the window ATTTTCTATAATATGACTTTAACATTCTTATTGGTTGCTTCCACTGCCCCATTAGTTTGTGGCCTATAAGTCGTAGACCGATGCTTTGGATACCAAACTTGGTGTAGAACTTGTCTGCCTTTCCCCAGAAATGTGCCCCTTGATCGGATATGAGGGCATGTGGCACTTTATATTTGCATATGCGGTTCCCTTTGATAAACTTTGCTACCTTTGCAGCTGTCAAAATAGCATAGGACTGcgcctccacccatttggtaAAATAGTCTATGGCCACAAGGATGAACTTATGTCCATTGGATGCCTTTGACGTGACTTTCCCAATTATATCAATGCCCCATGTTGAAAATGGCTAGGGAGTGTTTAACGAATGGAGctccattggaggaatgtgaatGATATTGGCAAATATCTATCATTGGTGACATCTCCGCATGAATGATGCGCAGTCAACTTTCATGGTTgtccaataatatcccattctGAGGATTTTCTTGACGAGCATCCTGGCATTCATGTGTGGCCCGTAGATTCCCTAgtggatttcttccatgatgaCTTAGGCCTGTTCCTCGTCTACGCATAATAGTTGTATAACATCGTAGGACATTTTGTATAGTAGGTTGCCTTGAAGTACAAACTGCGTAGCGTGCTTTCACAACCTCTTCTGTTCATCGACTGTGGAATTCAGAGGATATTTCCTTTCTCTAATGAAGTCAATGATGGGTGCAGACCATGACCTCCCATCAGTTGTCAGAACATTTACTGACTCTTCATATGCTGGTCCATGCCTTCTATCTACCAAGAATGGGCGGACTTGAGTATCTAGAGtgcattcaaccattgaagCCAAAGTAGCTAGGGCATCAGTGAATCTATTATTGTCCCTCGGCAAATattcgaaggtgatttcatcGAAGCTTTTGATCAGGTTCTCCAAATGTTCTTGGTAAGGTTTCAGTTTTTCATCCTTTATCTTCCACTTCCCTAGAGTTTGATAAATCATGATCGACGAATCCGCATAAAGTCTCAGCTTCTTGATCTCTACTGCCATGGCGGCTTTGAGACCAATTGCACATGCTTCATACTCTACAATGTTGTTGGTGCAAGGGAAATCTAGCCAGAATGCAGATGGCAGATAGAGATCATCTGGTGTTATCAACAATATTCCTGCTCTATATCCTCTCCGATTGGCTGCACTATCAAATTACAATTGCCACCAGTCTTCacagtcttcttcctccacataTGCCAAATCTTCATCTGAGAATGAGTTTTCTAGCCACTGTGAATCTTCCCCGATCGGGTATGCAACTAGATAGTCTGAGATTGCTCATCCTTTTATGGacttttggttgacatatgttatgtcaaattctgacaacaacaacaaccatctaGCAATCCTTCTTGTCAATGCTGGCTTCTCAAAGAGATACTTAATCAggtccatccttgagatgagcTAGATTTGATGTGCGATCATATAATGCCTCAGCCTCTTGGTTGCCCAAACCAAAGTATTGCACGACTTTTCTAATGGGGTATAACTAGTTTCATACTCCAACAGTTTCTTGCTTAAGTAGTAAACCGCGTGTTCTTCCCCACTCTTCTGATCTTGTTGCATCATCATGGACCCCATTGATGTTTCACCGATAGATAAGTACAATAGCAGTGGTTCACCCAATAGTGAAAGAACAAGAACGGGTGGATTCATCAAGTATTCTTTTATCCTTACGAATGCCTCTTTTCACTTATCATTCCATTGcttggttcttctttctttaggagcttgaagatgggttcacatacGGTGGTTAACCGGGCTATGAACCAACTTATGTACTGAATCCATCCTAGGAAACCCcgaatttctttttctatttttggtgctAGGATTTCTGTTATGGCCTTTATCTTATCGGGATCtacttctatccctctctcgCAGATGAGAAATCCTAAGAGTTTCCCTACTGTTGGTCTGAATACGCACTTCTGAGGGTTTAACCTTAGCTTATACTCTTTAATTTGTTCGAAGAACTTTTTGAATGCTGTAAAATGCCCCTGTCGAGTGACTGACTTGACAATTATttcatccacgtacacctctaCTTATTTGTGTATCATGTTATGGACAATAGCCATTGCCACCCTTTGATATGTTACCCCagcattcttcaaaccaaagggcattaccttgTAACAGTAAGTAccccatggtgtggtaaacGTTGTCTTTTCTCTATCCTTTGGACACATACTGATTTGGTTGTATCTGGGGAACCCATCCATGAATGATAACAAGGCGTGTTTTGCCATGTCGTTGACCAATATATCAATACGCGGCAAGGGAAAGTCATCTTTGAGACTGACTTTGTTGAGGTCttgaaaatccacacacattctcaccttcccatctttcttgggtataaggacaatattggataaccaCTGAGGATACTGCGTCACTTgtagaaatcctgcattccattgctttatgacttcttccctgatcttctcactccattcaggTCACATCCTTCTGGGCTTTTGCTTGACTGGTCATGCATCTGGATAAGTAGGTAGTTTATGTTGCActatctttggatcgatgccaggCATATCTTCATAGGACCAAGCGAACACTTCTTGAAATTCCTTCAACAGGGCCGTCATCTGACCAACTTCCTCTTTGCTGAGCGAGgcaccaattttaaccattcatGGGCAATGTTCAGTTCCCAAATTTATGGGGCATGCATCCTCTTGGACATGTTtggcttttctttgttttaattgctttattaaatgatgatgttcGAGGATATCCTCGTCATcgaaagaagaatcaaaagaggaatCAGATGGAGAGGAGCTATACTCAGAATGGTTGATTTTATTCATGATAAGAGCAGGAATACAAGTAGATTTGACAGACTGGAAGGTACTACCCTCCTTGATTACAATAGACTCATAAAAAAATAGGACTAACTCGGAGCTGACCACTCCCAAAGACTCTATCTTACTAAACCTTTTAAAGACACTAATTCAGTTCACAATTGGCTCTTGGATAGGGTGAATTAATAGATAAGGTTTTGGCCCTTCTTCCTCCCCCGCAGAGATCATAGCTATTTCAAACAGTCCTCCGATGTTCAGTTCTTCTTCAGTAGCTTCCAGTTTCATCTGTTCTACTTCAAGGTCGATCCAGTCGATGTCCTCCTAAAAGAATATTTCAGAACCTAGCTAGAGACTTCCACTGTCATAATCGAACCAATGCTCAATATTTCTGCAGTAAGGGAAGTTGTCGCCTTCTTTGACAAAATACCCATTCAAAGTCTTAAAGTACAAAGATGGTTTCCTGGCCTTCTGGCATTTTTGGCTCATGTGCTTAGGATAACTTCCTTTCTTTAGTGCTTTGTATCCTAGCCCTCGATGGTTGATGTAGATCTAAAAGTCAGGGAATTATGGAATCCCTTGTTGGTTCCTTCCTAATCCAAGTCCTAGAAAATATcccatgttgttcatcatccTCAGAATTGTTCTGCTCCATGCGGATGGGTAACTTGATGGAATTATCTCCTTCATTTCTGAGGTCATTACGCTGATTGCCCCAATCTCAAATCCTCCCATCTGGAAATCTGTAGGAGCTTCCGCACCTTCTTCGATGCTTGCTAAGGTGTGGACAATCTCTGGATCACCAAAGATAGTGATCATTTCCCTTCATAGAtgaacttcattttttgatgcAGGCTTGAATCTATTACTCCTATAGAATGCAGCCAAGGCCATCCCAACAAcatgttgaatgatgcttggaTGTCAATAACTTGACATTCCATAGTGACCAGAATAGTTCCGACTTGGATTTCTGTGGTAAGAAATCCCATCACTTTCATTTTTGTGTTATCATATGCTCGGATTGTCTGAGCAGAGGGCTTCATTTGGGTTAGATCCAACCCTATATAGCTTGCAGCCTTGAGGGGTATGACATTGAGAGCTGACCCATTGTTAATCAGAACTTGAGAGACTCAGTTGCCATTACATTCTATTGTAATGTGCAGAGCTCGTTATGATCCTTACCTCTAAACGAGGGATCACTTTCTATGAAAGAAAGAGACTGCATGGCGTAGGTAGCTCCTACAATATGTGAGAGTTATTTTGGACCCATTTCTATGGGTACTTGAACCTTGTTGAGTGCTTTCAAAACTGCTTCTCGATGCAACGGGGGGGCCATCAATAATCCCCAGATAGGATGTTAGCTTGTACTTTTTTCAGCTGGCTCAACACCTGATTTTTTTGCTTGTACTTGACTTGATTGAGAGCAGGCGCATAGGGATTTTCTACAATAATCCTTTGTCTTTGATGTTCTTTTCGctttgggttttgaaaccttaggctcttttccttttatgatgAGTTCGACTGGGCACAACTCTTTATCTTCCAAGTCACTTTTAGTTATCACAAGGGTTCCCACCATAGGACTCCTCCTTCTTGGGCTAATTCGCATTCTGCTTTCAAGGCAACAATGGTCTTTTGGGCCTTCTGCAAGATTTTGGACAAGGGTTCTTGCTTTTTATAGAGGTGCTTGATGAGTTGGTCATGATCCGGCCTTCGCAGTCCTACTGGCATCATTTGTTGGATCATTTCAAAGACCTGGCTGCCTGATTTGTGGAATCTCACTGCTTCTgataaagattcaaaatattcTTCCTCTTTTGATGAGCCTTCTTCATCACTGGATATGACCGGATGAATACTTTCCATGGGATCTTTCATTGGCTCTTCCATATTGATGTTGTAGAGGTAGAACCTATCGTGTGCTCGTGCCCATTTGTGATACTCTTCACTTCCATGGTCTGGAGATTCTGGAGGACTTCCACACAAATTTTTTGTCAAAGAAAATACAAAGGTGATAGCATCTTCCAATTCCTTCATGATTTGAGGCAATGATTATTTTTCATTTACTGGTTGTTGTCGCTAGTTCTTCTTGGTACCTTTTGTTTGAAGGTACTACTTTAAAAAACATTTGATGAATTTTATCGACCATTCTGAGGATCCCTCTTGCTTTGAATGGAAGGGACCAAGCTCTTGGTCCACAAATTTCCTCATACTAGTTGATAGGAGGTTCGACCTCCATTTTAAAAGCTTCACCGGGTAATTGATCACccatgtcttcatccattacttcCTCATTTAAATTTTCGCTAAATTCTTGTTCATTACTTGAATTATCCCCTTCTTCCCCTCTGCTGTTAACAGGATGAATTCCTTCTATGGAGTCAAAGTACTGATCTCCGGTATTGATATtacctatccaagttttccaTTCTTCTGTCATCTTCAGGGGCCCAGAATATGGCTAGTTGTTTGAGTACAACAtgggatcttgaggaggattcccaaagaaatctttTGCCAGAGCAAGATTTAACCAGGTCATGTTCCTTAACTCATGTAATGTTCTCTGGAGAAAGTCTTCTTCCGTTGGCAACTCTATCTTCTCGTATTGCACCGCGAAGTGTTCACACACCATGTTTGGGAATTGGGAAGTAGCCTTATACAGGTTATCATGAGTTGTGGACATTAGCTtaaggatgtcttgcacttgataGAAGATGCTCATATTCCATTTTTTAAAGTCTTCCCCTTTGACGCACCACACCCTCCTTCGATTTACTGGAGACCCTACTTCTTCATTGCCGcttcttcctttgtcttcttgagGGATAGGCTGAATGAAGTttgcttcatcatcatcaactccgATGCAATTTATCCACTGTTGGGTTTCAATGGATAACTCATCTTTAGATTGTAGctcaaagtcttcttcttcactatcgtCAGTCCCTCCTCCCATCtggataaggaaagtgtctccAAATACAGTTTCAGCAATGGCTAGTGTAGATACAACTTGGATTAGACTCGGTGTGACCTCTTCAATTGTTCTCATGTTGTCTTCAGACGACCCCTCCccaatgggttgaatgtgaactGTGAGATCTTCATTTTCCAAATTCTCCCCATAGGCCATGTGACTGATCTCATAGTCGATGAACCCGAGTGATCTCCGTTGTGCATTGGGTCCGAGGCCATTAAGTCCATTCTCTAGAAACTTGAGCTTAATCATCCAATGGTCCGAGGCTAGGCCTCTCCCTCGGTCACAACGCTGTCCGCCTCCTATGAACTTTCCATTGCAGTTTGTCCTTGCACAGTAAACACATACCTCTTCGCTCTCCTTTTTTAAGCTTGCATGATCCGACCAAGAAATGGCATTAGCTGTCTtttgatcatctcttctttgtacATTTCCTTCAGGAAATTACTGATATTGGTCCTTACTTCTGCAGGGAGATCCATCTGCTACATAAGGCGGACTTTATCCCTCCATACTGTTCTCAATTCCCTAAAAGGTGCCTTCACTGGCCAAATTAGAGTGCTTAGGTCCAAACCCgttgtcccttcttccaaaGCATTCACAGATCCCATGGACAATCTTGGAGAGTCAAGTTCATCTTCATCAAACGAACCATTCAGGGTGGCAAATGTTTCCAGTATCTCACACTGCTGAGGGTATAGATACTCATGATACACTCCATGTAGATTCTCTAGGATTTTCTATACTTGCTCTTCCTCTGTTGGAAGGGTGTGCATCCCTTCAGCTTCTTTACGGAACCTTTAGACGAAGTTGGAGAATCCTTCATTCGGCTCTTGCCTTAGCGTCTCCaactctcttcttttcttctgacTCTCCTCAGTTTGGGCTGCTAGGATAGCCCTATAGATTCGAGCATCCATTAGCTTTTGCTCTTGTTTCACAGGTTGAATCAGGACCGTCGGGTCCTTAAAGAGAACATCCTCTTGTAACATGTTCACTCCATGATTTGGTAAAGGGTTGGTAGTCACATTGGGCTATTGACCTatcttcaattcaatttttCCCGCATCTATCAAGTCTTGGATTGCATACTTGAGGTGTATAAATCTATCTATCTGATGACCCTTCTGATTGTGGTAATAACAATAACACTTTGACTTATATCCTGGAGGTGGATTGGTGGTGTTCATGGGCCACGGTGGTACaacatccaacatcccttccctcttgagtttgaagaaaaggcgaGTCGGTGTCATACTGTCGAAAGTAAACTGTCTGGGAGGGGTTGACTTTCAGCCTAGATTACCAAAGGAGGAGTAACTGTTGGTGAAATTTGCTTCTCGGTGTATTGAACGGTAGTAACTGCATTCACTTCAGGGCCTTTCCCTCTTCGTCCTCTATTGTTCTTACCAGAATAAGATCTAGAAGCCTCTTTGGTTGAAGTCTGGGCTTGTTTCcctttgaagagcttgtccTCAATGCGCTTCCCAATGGCTATGAGTGCTTCGAAGGTCTTGATGTGTTGATAGTAGAGGCGATCATAGTACTCTCCAAGTAGGTTTTCCAATATGGTTTCAACCTATTCTGATTCATTTGGGCGATTCCACATCTTGGATGTCTTTTCACGGAACCTCATGATAAAGTTAGAAAATCACTCGTTGGCACCTTGCCTCAGGGTTTCTAACTCATGCCAGGTGATGTCCACTTCGGTGTTGTAAGAAACTGTTTGGTGAATGCCTTTACAATTGCCAACCAAGTTTGAGTCTGAGTTTAGTCCAATTGGGTTAGACACCTCAGAGTTGATCCTGCCAACGAGTAAAGGAATGCTTGTCCCATTTGATTTCCTGTGAGATATCACGACTTGGCTACTGtaataaaaatcttcaagtgaGCTCGGGGATCTCCTGTCCCGTCGAAtttgtcaagcttccatttgaaatctttgggTATTCTTTCTCCAATGAAGTAGACTATGTCTTCTTCTGGTTTCTCAACAGTCTTTCCTTACATTGTCACTTCGAGCTTCtaaactttctccctcatctgctTCTCCCTTTTCGTTTCTGGTGGGTCCTGGTGAGCCTTGATGgttgtatcttcttcttcaattatgATCTTGGGGTGTGCCCTAGACATCGTTGAGGTCACCCTTGGCTCGCCGGGGGTTGGTGCATTATCTGCTCAAGATTAACCTTGCATTGACTGAACCAACTGCGTAACTAGCTGTTTCATCTCTGTCATGTCCCTCCAcatgctaaccatttccttACTTAGTACTTCTTCTGAAGAATTGGCCTCTGGCAGATCCATGGTGCTTGTAAGAGGGGATGACCTTGTTGGACTTTGTGTCGGGGGACTAGAAGTCAAGGGAGgtgaaccagaattttcaactAGCTTAGAAGGTGAGAACTGGTGGAGAATGGCCTGGTTCAATCGACCGCCACGACAGTTCAACACGGGTAACGAGGATTTTCTTTGTCGTGGAATCGTGCCTTACAAAGGTAAAAGGGGACCAATTTAGGACTCAAGTGATTCATTTTTATATCgtgttttaatattttatatttttttaggtctacaaacaaatatatacatgcatgtatgtatatatatcaaagTGACAATTCGCTTTCAGTCTCTTAATTCTATTTTACTCGGGTAGTCGATGGTAAGGTTTGCTTCTACGTTCAAGACTGCTTGGGAATAACCCTTGTGATCTTGTGACGTGAAGCAAGCTTGCCATAGATCCTTCATCATTTAATAGTTCTCggagatcaaatttgaattatcaCAAGGAGGTCTAATCAAGGACTTCTCAACGACCTACCTTTTCCTAATACAGAGCACCTCTCATCAGAATTCTATCATTGTCGCATTATTTAGATAGTGTATCATTTTCTGAGGGACAACCGAGGCTACATTTTTTGATACACTAATCTAAATGGATATGCAATGTGCATTGAGGGACATTCGAGGGACATTCAAGGGACATTCGAGGGACAAATAGAATTCTTCCCCTAATCGTTATTCTGCATTAAAAAAGTATGCTGATGGGATTTCCACTTTCGACCTCGAGAAGCTACGTGGTTAGTTTGTGGTGTATCCTAGtcgtatatggtctaatttcctataAGATGCATGCtataggtaggctgataggacagaacaaggtcacccttgataggactgatatacctatcgctcgtgataGCGAATTGCGGgtacatgattttttttatatgccTGGGGAATAATcacacgatctcagagtaatccaactagtgcccttttttaGTAGCAGAGTACCCCACAACACATTACTGAATACCCTCATCGATAATTCTAGacccgtacagtaaatatcaagggcaaTGGCTTCGACAGCGAATTATCCAAGACCACACATGGGGTTCAGCGACTAACCATGGGGCTGTGTGTTccatgaagtgttgtgtgtgcaagATAGTGGTGCAGGAAGCAAGCATCATCCGATCCCAGAGTACATAGTATGATGTaccccacctccccgggggtagaggcacaacatgGAGTATCTtcgtcatttgatttcactttgaacgcgatgcatgatgcaattaatataacaaaaggggttagccaaacatgtttcaATCAATCACTGCAGAAGGGAGAGAATTCTTGcgttcaacggtagcatctagtattgaaagctagACCATCAATCCCCAGCGGAGTCACCACCGTGAGGATCCGTCCTTCCCGTGGGCGCTTGGAGATGCACGGAGGGGTTTTTAATATTGCTCCTCTATTTTGGAGGGAGATAAGGAACGCATCTTCTCAGAGCTATGGTTCAATTTATtcggggatgggggtcatacaataaaataaaacggagtcgccacctagggttaggccttaggacccattggtgtacccctagaagggctacgagacttcaGTTGGTATGGTCAAAGACtcggggtaagtagtcaggttacgagagtgggaaggtgttaggcacccacctcgcccggataaaccggtctttctactagatttTTGTTTTCGAATATTTTCCCTTAatgaatgtcctattcccacatgaatggctaaataatgaggcacaaactatttaattaaattaaactatgttacactaactactgtacactacacgagagtacttgaaaggactacattgtactGAAATTAAAAGTTAACGAAAGAAATGTATACTTGTAcgctttaaataaatgcaattatgcaaaacGGACGgcatcccccagctcaggtggaggcaaaagtcTGATTTTGTCCcttcgtcggacagagtaactGTTTGCGGGTGTCGAATCTTACGATctcggacagaataatggcATTCCAAGGCTTCAgaaactaggggctcaaaggcCGGACAAAGTGACTATGCCATGGGAGGTTTCCCAGATTTGGGCAAGAAAGGATCAAAAAAGCCAGGCTCGGATAGTCCAGACTTCGGACAGAGGAATAAGGCTTGAAGGctcaaaatcgattggggaagagccCTGAAACgagaaaacaaggaaaaattggaatattggagctctgggggtgcctcctctcccacaaacttgaTTTATTCAAATGAGTGGGGTGACCCCCTTTTTAAGGGCAATTTTTGGGTTCGGTGGCACCGCAAAAAACATGCGGGCCGCACGGTAGGGCCGTGGGCGAGCAGCACTGCATGGTAGGTCCTCACGCATGCGGAAGGGCAGCGTATGCCACGGTACCACACGATAAGGCCGCGCAGTGCTGGGCATTGCCTTACGGGGCTCCGACCATGACGCTGCCTTGTGGGGGTTGCACGGGCAGTCTGGGGCTATCTGGGGGGTCATGCACACGATTATACGCTTTATGGGACAAGTGAAGATGTTTTCCGATACAATGTCAATTTTGGGGACATTGCCAGTCATCTGCGTCCGATCGTCATCATCGCTGGTTCCATCTTGCCTTAATGTTGGGCTAAGCCCTTAGTTATTTTAGACCAATTGTGACCCATGAAGCCTAACTAAACTCTAAGCCCATAAACCTAAGACCTATTTAGTTAATAACATGTCTTAAGCCCATTTTGGACCTTGAAACCAATCCCAACAAAACAATCCCTTAGATCCTTAATTAAATAATATCAATACCCTTTCCttctcctcatttctctcattctaacacctaagagaggagagaaatcaTGGGAGACTgaaatagaaggaagaaggaggaagaagaagaagaagaaaagaaggagaagaagatggtggagtGACTCCATTACTGTCCCAACTTCATTTCTAAGCCAACCTTGAGCTCTACTCTCATTCCAACACCTTAGGAGCTCACCCCAACCAAGGAgctcatggaggagaagaagattgagccacTTCAAGCTCAAGAACACCTCCTTCAGCCACTTCCATCGATCTCCATTGTAAGCAACCCTTCCTCCCTTTGATTCCATTGATTCTTACTAGATTTCTCTTGGAGATTGCTTAATTAGATCCCAAACCATGGGGCTTCTTGCTCTAAGTGTTTTATCccttctatttgatgttaaagacATCAACTATTAACATAGGATCATACATCCACAGCCCTATGGCTTAATTACCATGGaaccctcttgaagaacctccaatttgaagattttttatgtTGGAATCTATCCAATCCTTAGCCAAATCATAGGGTTTCTTGTTCTAATGTACTTAAACCTTCTATTTAGTATTATTTATGTTAATTAGTGGCCCCAATTGAGGGATTCTCAACcccatggccaaaccaccatgAAATCCCATTGTAAATAAGCTAAATCATGAGATTTCTAAGGTACTCCTACTTGAATCTGATTGGAATCCCTCCAATCCTTAGCCAAAGTATGGGGCTTCTTACCCTACTATATTTAGACCTCTAATTGGATGTTAGATGCATCAATCATTGGCTTAGACCATCTATTTCCAGCCCATTGCAGACCTCcattttggggattttggtgTGAGGAATCAAATCCATGCCTTGTGGATCCCAATTGGAACAAATCCTATGAATTGGTAGCTTTCCTAGAGGCTAGGGACACTCCCCCATATACCCTTGAAGGCCCCATGGCCATTGACCAAAGATTAGAATCGAGCCAAGCCATTCCCTGCAATTTTTGGCCTGGGCGGATGATGCCATCATCTACCCTATTCCTTTGTGGCCACTGTCTGCATAGTCCGCCAACTGGTGGATGATGTAGCATGATTCGCCAGTGCATCATCTGCCTAGGCCGTTACTATTTTGGCTCTAGATCTTAAACCCTGACACTTTCTCACCTAATGTGCACTTATATGACGACATGCTAGGCTAGCGTATGTGTACGGGAGGAGCATACACTACACGAAAGCTAAAATTACTCATGCTTTAAATTTATGATTGGATTAGACACTTGACCTTATTTTATGAAATGTTTTTGTGGGGATTGCGTAggatgccattcatgcatgtgaaATGCTAATTATTATTATGCTTATGAATATGCGGGAACATGTGGTTATGAGTTTGGATAAAACGATGAATGAGGTAATTGGATGAAGGTGGAATACATGTATCATGTTGAATGTTAGAGAATTAGGACATGTTATTGATTATGAAATATTACAAATTATGTGATATGGATTATGGTGATGTTGGTTATTGTGAATTAGTGAATGAAATGAATATGCGAATATATGGTGAATGTTACTGATGGGAGCCAAGTGTCATGACTGATGCCGGACTTAGAATCATCATGAGATGGAAATGTTAATGGTAAGTGAGAATGGTGTATTGGGAATGGTATGTGAGAATGTGATTGGTGATATGTGTTGGTGTCGTGGATTTGGATTGGGGTATGATCGATCGACCGTGTTCGGTATCACACCCAATCTACTCGTATGTGTacgtgtaagctagaggggtcGAGAGGATAGGTGGGTCGATCGGTAATttggcactatggactcgacctctagcCTATATGTATGCATGTATTTTTATACATTtagatgcatatggttaggatcatACTACCTtgtgctacaccccttaccaatagggggaaaggtgttgggtaatcgatgATAGCTTCTAAAGGACTGGGGTTCCATTCTCAACAGAC encodes:
- the LOC122638782 gene encoding uncharacterized protein LOC122638782, with translation MITIFGDPEIVHTLASIEEGAEAPTDFQMGGFEIGAISEDIDWIDLEVEQMKLEATEEELNIGGLAANRRGYRAGILLITPDDLYLPSAFWLDFPCTNNIVEYEACAIGLKAAMAVEIKKLRLYADSSIMIYQTLGKWKIKDEKLKPYQEHLENLIKSFDEITFEYLPRDNNRFTDALATLASMVECTLDTQVRPFLVDRRHGPAYEESVNVLTTDGRSWSAPIIDFIRERKYPLNSTVDEQKRL